Proteins from a genomic interval of Micromonospora sp. NBC_00389:
- a CDS encoding NADH:flavin oxidoreductase/NADH oxidase translates to MSSLFTPLTLRAVTLPNRIAMAPMCQYSAGPDGLPTDWHLIHLGTRAVGGVGLVLTEATAVLPEGRISPQDTGLWSDAHVDAWRPVTAFVAGQGAVPAVQLAHAGFKASTYRPWAQTRGGVPDAEGGWTPVGPGAEPFVANYRVPTALDAAGIAGVVKAFATAAGRALDAGFAAVEIHAAHGYLLHEFLSPLTNHRTDSYGGDRAGRMRLTLEVARAVRATVGETVPVLTRISATDWVEGGWTAEDSVVLAAELAGAGVDLVDASSGGAHPDARVPLGPGYQVPLAARIRREAGVPTGAVGLIVEPEHAEQIVAGGEADLVLLGRELLRDPYWPRRAAAKLGVTYTGPAQYARAA, encoded by the coding sequence ATGAGCTCCCTGTTCACGCCGCTGACCCTGCGCGCGGTGACGCTGCCCAACCGGATCGCCATGGCGCCGATGTGCCAGTACTCCGCCGGCCCGGACGGTCTGCCCACCGACTGGCACCTGATCCACCTCGGCACGCGCGCGGTCGGAGGGGTCGGGCTGGTGCTGACCGAAGCGACCGCCGTGCTGCCCGAGGGCCGGATCAGCCCGCAGGACACCGGGCTGTGGTCCGACGCGCATGTCGACGCGTGGCGGCCGGTGACCGCGTTCGTCGCCGGCCAGGGCGCGGTGCCCGCCGTGCAGCTCGCGCACGCCGGCTTCAAGGCCTCCACCTACCGTCCGTGGGCCCAGACCCGCGGCGGCGTGCCGGACGCCGAGGGCGGCTGGACGCCGGTCGGTCCCGGGGCGGAGCCGTTCGTCGCCAACTACCGGGTGCCGACCGCCCTCGACGCGGCCGGGATCGCCGGCGTGGTCAAGGCCTTCGCCACCGCCGCCGGGCGGGCGCTGGACGCCGGCTTCGCCGCCGTGGAGATCCACGCCGCGCACGGCTACCTGCTCCACGAGTTCCTCTCGCCGCTGACCAACCACCGCACCGACTCCTACGGTGGTGACCGGGCCGGCCGCATGCGGCTCACCCTGGAGGTGGCCCGCGCGGTACGCGCGACGGTCGGCGAGACCGTGCCGGTGCTCACCCGGATCTCCGCCACCGACTGGGTCGAGGGCGGCTGGACGGCCGAGGACAGCGTCGTGCTCGCCGCCGAGCTGGCCGGCGCCGGCGTGGACCTCGTCGACGCCTCCTCCGGCGGCGCACACCCGGACGCGCGCGTCCCGCTGGGCCCTGGCTACCAGGTGCCGCTGGCCGCCCGGATCCGCCGCGAGGCCGGCGTACCGACCGGTGCCGTCGGCCTGATCGTCGAGCCGGAGCACGCCGAGCAGATCGTCGCCGGTGGCGAGGCCGACCTGGTGCTGCTCGGCCGGGAGCTGCTGCGCGACCCGTACTGGCCGCGCCGCGCCGCCGCCAAACTCGGCGTCACGTACACCGGGCCCGCCCAGTACGCCCGCGCCGCCTGA